The Phaseolus vulgaris cultivar G19833 chromosome 5, P. vulgaris v2.0, whole genome shotgun sequence genomic interval TTGGAATTGTTGTGAACTATTTAGTAGattatattgcatcatgaaaaatgttttatttttaaaataatttctattttattttatttttgttaaagtGAGTGATTTTTGCTTGAGCAAATTAAAGCAAAGACATAAAACTTATTGTATGGAgatttctcctttaagcaacaATTTTCACTCAAGTAATAACTTTTTTACTTAAGTACTAAAGTAAAAATCAAACACTCATGCTAAAATAAGTTCATCAAACGATATTCTCTATATTGAAACATGTATAGATAAGAAACTTGTGCTTATACATTTATTTAGAATAATAGGATCTGTATTTAATGATGTATTTTATCTTGCATGTAGTATGTATATATCTTTATGCTATTGAGGACAATTTGAAATGTATGGATGAATGCACATGAGAAATagttatgtatatatttttaatctgctataaaaatttaataaatggGAGTACTAGGGGTACTCCAACCCATGTACAAAAATCCTCAAAGCTAGAGAGGTGAGGTTTGGCAGAGGAAAAGGAACATAGCCATATTCTGCACATATAGAGCTGGTAAACCTAAATCTCTATCAAAATATCATCACATATACATTATACTACATCTATCAAGAAAGCCAACAACGACCCAACTCCAGGATATAAAACATGGCAGCTCTAAGGAAAAAATTGCTTCCTTGCTATCTACTACAACTTCCCACACATTAGTTGTGCCTATAGTTGTACCCAACAAAATGTCATCTCATCCAAAACAAAAACCAaccaaaaagaagagaaaatacGTTAACCATCGATGTAGTGATTTTAAACATTTATATACATTAATACACCTATCAAAATAAGAGAAATTTGACTTTAGGAATTTATAGGTTACCCATGTTCACACCTTTACTGGGGCCATAACAAAAATTTCAACAGGATCCACCACtacattattaaaaattatcgCATTCATATGATTCTAAATTCTCCAAATAATGGCAATCCACATACATCTTCAGACACAATTTCCCGAGTAGTTTATATCTGCAAGGCCTATTTGTTCAAAATGTTGTATAACATTATCACAATGTATAGAGACCCTACCACCCCAAACATTAGACATATACCACACTTTAGAAGTTACTTTATATGTGAAGAAAAGATTATTTACTATTTCAAGTTTAGACCCACACATAACACACATCCTCCTCgatatagaaaacaatttttttataatcgtTATACaatcatcataaaaaataaaggcTTTCCATATTGCTTGCATTTAAAATcgatataataaaaatatgctTTAACCgtcaaagaaaatatttttttcattagtaAATATAcatcattaatatatatttcaattaaATTCCTCATAAAACAAACACGATGGCTCAAGATTGGTCCTCCTCTTTCTATCACCtgtacttttatttttagttttttttctaattttcaatTAATCTAAAGTgtttgttgaaactccaacgtaGTTACAAATGAAAACGTAAAGCCCTTGCCTATTTTATCTATTCACTTCGTAAATATTAAATACTCTTATTTACTTATTCCAATTCCTAATATCTCTCGTtgttattattttgattaaatctTAATATTTGTTCTTATTTCATTCTTGATTTACAATTTtgatttctctttttttttccatgatttttattcttttataaaaattgtaattttggtcaaaattgtaatatttattttattttttaaatgatacaATAGAACCTTAAACTTAacacatttatttaaaatataaaatcaagaATTAAACCAAAAGTGTAACTTTTTAAAATCGAAAGAGTAAAGAAAGTTgagaaaaagatgaagaagaaaaatcaaGAATTAAACAAAAATTGTAATTTAGACTATTGTTTTTTCTTGTTCACTTAGATTTCTTTTGTCATTTCATTATGTTACCATAGTTATTTAATACAACTTAGGAAATATTTACTTTCCCACTCATTTTGTCCCTTGAAAATGGGCATTATATTATCAAAAAATCCATTCGTAAATTTTTGCTAGATATATTTTTAATGGgttaattatgaatttatttttttgaaatttaactagaggaaaatatttgttttatgaaTTAAGGCCGAAAAATAACCGAACAATTTTTGCTTTTCTATACCTGTCCTTATACAAAAGGTGTTTGGAAAGAAATAGTAAAATTGAGCAAATTTTGGAAAAATGAGAAATTGGATTTGTATAACtttattatataagaaaaaaagaagataaaaataaatcatattatataactttattatatatatagaaaatgtTATATAATTTCACATTCAAAGTTTCTTATTACCCTCTTCATATAGTAGAAATATTCATTTTAGATTTTTGGTCTATTTTCCTTTAATTGTATTTCGGTCTGcacttttctttaattatttttattaggcCAACAtatccataaaaaaataaaggccCAGAAGGAAAAGGGCTATGTAACCTGTGGGCCGAATGAAACATGAATGTTAAGTACTTTATCAAgactatttcttcctgcaccctaacAAATTTTGTCCTGCACCCCATCATTTTTTAAGAAGACTATTTTACcccttttaaaaatgacttctgAATAGCTTTTTCTAGAATATTTTTGGAACATattttctgaaatatattttattaattccaGATTTAtcaattcataaataaaaaaaatgtgttccagaaaaaatattttgaaatgattttttgtCTTTCAGATTTTCTAATCCAGAAATACACTTTAGTTACGAACCTCTATTCTGGAAATAATTTTGCTCAGAGAACTTCTATTCCGAAATTACCCAAAGAATATTTTTAGATATTTCAAAAAAGTagagtgcaagaagaaaaatatgGGGTTACTAAAAATGTgagggtgtaggaagaaactcCCCTTTATCAAACATAAGTTAATTTTACTTTGGCAACATTCtcttattgattttttttcttctaaattttaaaaattgtttgggACAAAATATAAGGCATTACTGTGTTGTCATGTGctataattcaaaatagaagttttaacaagaaaaatataactaattataAGGATtggttgaattaaaaataataattaattagttaaatGCTTTGGCATAACTCTATTATTTTGGAACAaagttagaattttttttagaatgaaaaatgaaaaggtGGCGATGCCagctttcaattttatttacggttttaatttagaaattatttttcacGTAGTTAACTTAAATATTTGTATAATATCAAACTATGATAAAAGTTTTTATGCagaacatttaaaatttattacacAGGTAGATTACACTTAAACTATGATTGGTACTCTGACGACCATTCTGTTATGATTTATGCATTCCAAGGAGAGAAGATTCAACTATGATTGGTACTCTGACGACCATTCTGTTATGATTTATGCATTCCAAGGAGAGAAGATTCAACTATGATTGGTACTCTGACGACCATTCTGTTATGATTTATGCATTCCAAGGAGAGAAGATTCAACTATGATTGGTACTCTGACGACCATTCTGTTATGATTTATGCATTCCAAGGAGAGAAGATTCTCTGCATAAGATTGTGCGAATTGTAAAAGACTATTCCAATCAAATAAGGTTGTTATAAGTGTTAAcctaaaaatagtttataaaagaGACTTGAGATCACTATTAAAGAATCCCATTAACTATTTACTTATTGTTTCTATAAGTATTGTACTTatttatattcaattaaaaataactaaatagacaattttaaaaataaataacataaaaaattaaatgtgatttattatatttgattaaaattaaaaaataataaaattgaaaaaaaaacaataaaaaaatcaaaaatatattaaaaatagaaaagaataTATAAGTGGTGATTTACGTGTGATCCATCATaaagtaatttaattttattttatttagattatttaaaagttaattacTTAAAgtaatcaaatatttatttaaattataataataaattatattcaattaaaataactaaacaatttaaaaaaaaataacataaaaaattaaatgtgatttatattatttcattaaaattaaaaaacaaaataattaaaaaacgaaaaacaataaaaataaaaaatatgttgaatTTAAATTGGAACCCAGCCACCTTCACTTCACGTATTCTTAATTAAGCCAGCTTcacttcaataaaaaaaaataaaactgaattgaAACCAGCCACCCACTTCACGTATTCTTcattcagtaaaaaaaaaatcccaatTAACCTAAATCACGGCAACCGTAATTCCACCCCCAACGGCACCAGCCAAAGACACCACCGTCGATCTGCAATCGGGCACACCGCACGAACCGCCGCGGGACGTTGTCGATCAACAATCTGGCACACCGCACGCACGAACGAGCATCTAAACTGAGCAATCTCTTTCGGTTTAGCAGTGTCCAGCTTCCCCCCTTTGCCATTGTACCTGATCCCGTGTGCTCGGGATTTTTGCAAACACCGACCCGACCCTCACGAACCGTCACCATTACGCGACGTACTCTGCCCAATCGCCACCACCGCGCGACCTCCGGCCACCACCGCTGCACTCGTTCAGGTTTTGTTTAGTATGTAACAGAAATTATAGGAAAAAATAGAATCTAATTTTTTGTATGCTGCTCTCTTTGTTTGCAGGAAGTTACTGGTTTTTTGGTTAAGGTTTTGTTGGAAAAAATAATCCATGCAGATTTATTTTGGCATAGATGTTGCAGGAGTTTTACTCTGGTTTATGGTTTCTTTTTGGGTTATTGAGCTGAGAATGTGCAGGGCTTTGGTTTGTCTCTGTTTTTCTGTCCATGGTTTGCCACTGTTAGGGGCATTACTAGGCTCTTTTGTGATAGGTCACACTTTGGGGCTTATCTAAGTGTAGGGAGAGTTGTGGCTCTTTGTGGTTTTGGTGTATTACCTTCCTGTTTTGTATCACCTAGAcatttttttgtactttttgGTGGTTTAGTGGTTCTAAATGTGAAGTGATACATTATACATTATTATACATTGTATGAGCTCgtgtatatttttatatgtttcttTAATTGTGGTTTAGTGAACTTTTCTATGGATTTATTAGCTATAAAActtgataattttaaattaatgataGCAGTGAACTTTTTTTATGGCTCGCTTCCTCATCTGAGTCAATCTAGGCATAAGTGATAAAGTCATCATTCAAAAAGTCAATACAATCAATATCTTGTCATTGGGTAAATTCTCATTACTATTATTGATGTATAAAATCCTGTAATTTAatgcatgaaaaatatttttttattactaattatAATACCTAAAGACGATTTAGGTAGACTTATGGAAATCCATATATGGTTGAATTAGACCGAGTTTGTAACACCAACTCTTATGCCAAGATTTTTCTTACAAATACCAGTTGTTTCATATATATCAGACGAATTTGTTAAATTAGAGTAACCGTGTTAAAATTTAATGATTATAATTGTACACTTTAAActaatttgtttcttattgaATATAAGTGAAAGACGATTTTGTACTGGCACATTATTTCaccaataatagaaactatttatttatttaaaatgttaataaatgTTAATTTCTTTTAGCAAAATTTATAACATAAAACTTATTAGTATCGGCAGATATTTAGATAAATTAAACCTAGTTCAAAAAATTGGTAAGAGGCAGAAAATTGCATTGGTGTTCTTTTCGCTGGAAAGTAACATTCTCCATTTGTGTTGAACATTGAATCTTGTTTTTCAATTCGATTTTTCTGGCAAGGATTTCGTGATCATATTCTTTTTCTGGTTATACATACAAGCTTCTTCAAGTGAGTCAGTCTTGGTTCCACCATTGTCGGGGTCATTGGTTTTCAATAAAACGTTTTCAAGTGAGTCATTGCTTCCACTCTTGTTGTGTCTTTCATTTCTCGATCGTATTAGGGTTTGCAGAGCCTTCATAGCGCATGATTTCTctgattattattattgttatcattatttattattaatacgaTTGTTATTATGCATGCAGATATATGTGTGTGAGGGGACATGATGATGGGTGATCATCAAAAGCATAGAATCCTGATGGTGTCAGATTTTTTCTATCCCAACTTTGGTGGTGTGGAGAATCACATATATTACCTCTCACAGTGTTTGCTCAAGCTAGGCCACAAGGTAAACcagtgtttttgtttctttcatTCATTCAATTATGAGAACTTTGTATTTTTCTCACTACGGTTTCATTTAAGGAGAACTGAATTGGAGGTTCCACTATGCTGATTCAACATGCCAGGGTAGATGTAAACTAGGGATATAGATTCAATGCAGTCTGAATTTTTGTGTGATGAAATTGGGTGGCTCAAATCTCAAATGCGTGTTTTCAATTCTCATTTATCGAGATAAAATATGAACCGTCTTATGATTGCTAATTAATATTCATGTGAACACGCTTGTAAACGTTGACTATAGAAATCCAACAGTTTACTGCCTTTTGTTTTAGATTTTGGTAGAATTGATTTTGAACTGTTGATTTAGACGTGTGCCCGAATTAAGTTCATCTTGCAAACCAAGTGGATACTTGAGTTAACAAATTGATTAGGTTTAGTAGCACTTCGATTTAGTTGCACATGATATGGGTTTCTATTATATATGTGGATGGGAGGTTTATGCTGTAAATGCAAAATATAGGGGAATGAGAGTAATTTAATCTTTTTGCTTAGTTATGCTGAGGGTTAAAATGGCTATTCAGGTGGTGGTTGCAACTCATGCTTATGGAAATCGGTCTGGGGTCAGATATATGACTGGTGGTCTGAAAGTCTACTATGTTCCATGGAGGCCGTTTGTTATGCAGAATACATTACCAACGATCTATGGATTACTACCAATTATTAGAACTATTCTTATCCGAGAAAGAATTACAGTGTTGCATGGACACCAAGCCTTTTCAACATTTTGTCATGAAGCTCTAATGCATGCAAGAACTATGGGATACAAGGTTGTGTTTACAGATCATTCACTATATGGTTTTGCTGATGTTGGAAGTATCCACATGAACAAGGTGTTACAGTTTACCTTGGCAGATGTGAGTCAGGCGATTTGTGTTTCCCATACAAGCAAGGAAAACACAGTGCTGCGGTCAGGTTTGCCACCTGAGAAGGTTTTTGTCGTACCTAATGCTGTGGACACTGCCATTTTCAAGCCTGCAGTGAATCGTCCAAGCGGACCAGAAattgttattgttgttattaGCAGATTGGTTTATCGAAAGGGAGTTGATTTACTTGTTGAAGTAATTCCAGAAGTATGCCGATTACATCCCAATGTGAGTTGATGAAAACATTGTTGTCTTGCATAGCTAGGAAATTTGGATTTCGATTTGTTACATGGAAGAGACGTGAATAAGCTAAAGGCCCTGTTCAGAATGCTTTAGCTTTATATTACAGTGTTCAAAGCTGCAAACTTTGGTAAAATTTCTTTGTGCGCTTTTTGTGTTGCTCTGACTGAATTATATTATAGATGCTGTTGAGAACAGCCCAATTACTAGTTTTTAACGCCGTAGTTGGTGTATCAAATATATGCAATACCTGAAGTACCTGTGCCTTTTTTTTAAGTTCTATTTGTAGGattataatttcataattcGTGCTATCACTACATATCtgttttttgtaattttagatAAGTTTTAGAAGAGTTTTTAGCAATCTCTTATTTGGTAGCACTTCAGAGCAGCTTTTATGAAATGTTTTATGAAATATTCAcccaaataacaataataaacatGTGATGCAATGGCTTATCAGCAGTGATTCTAAAAGCCACAGCATCCCCAATGAGTTCTTTTCATAATGCTTTTTGATGAGTTGGAGATTTACCAGAGAAAATCTGATTGTAAGTAGGACGTCATATAGTTTCATGCAGGAGACTAATTCTTGTTAACCTTCAAGAAAAATGAGTGATGGGCCTACTTTCATGATGAAGAATTACATGAGGCACACAATGTTAGTAAAAGAaagttttgttaattttgtcaTATATTGTTCGACATCAATGATTTTTTATCAGCTAACTCAAACATGTGAGATATctcatttaatttcaaaatttacgTTTAGATAGATGGTGAAAGATCTAGGCTCCCCAATTTCCTGCTTACAATATTCAGTAAAAAATGTACATGAATAGGCAACTTGTGCTGCATTCAGATAGTTAGTATATAGGCATTTCTTTTGAAGATTGTACGGTACTTTGGCCAATGCACACAGTACTAATCCTTTGATATGTGCTCCAGAATGAACTTTCTGCTTATGTTACCAAATATCAGTGCTAAACTAAGTCTTCAGGCATGTGTCTGCGCTGTGATGTAACTTTTTTATCCATTGACAGAACAAATAGCTGTGTTTGGTAGATTTAGGCATACATTATCATTACTTTATAGATGTGTTCATACGGGAAGCAAGTTCCAAGAGAAATATGGAATGCTATAGAAATGATTTGGATTAGTTTCTTCCTTTGTAATTATACACTTTCAAACGCATAACTCTTATCAATTTGAAGGTTCGTTTCATTATTGGAGGTGATGGACCTAAGCGTGTGCGGTTGGAAGAGATGAGAGAAAAACATTCACTTCAAGATCGAGTAGAAATGTTGGGAGCTGTCCAACATGTACAAGTTCGATCTGTTCTAATATCTGGGCACATCTTCTTAAACAGGTTTGGCTCTAGCAAGTCTCTCCTTACCTTAAGCTTTAGAACAACGAATTTATAGTTCTGTTGTCTAAGTCTGGAGATTGAGCAGTCCTAGACACTAGAGTTCTTTCATTGTCAGATGTTGGGGTTCTCATGTCAGCTACTGTTACAATGCTTAATTGCATATCTATTTTAATC includes:
- the LOC137835708 gene encoding phosphatidylinositol N-acetylglucosaminyltransferase subunit A, translated to MMMGDHQKHRILMVSDFFYPNFGGVENHIYYLSQCLLKLGHKVVVATHAYGNRSGVRYMTGGLKVYYVPWRPFVMQNTLPTIYGLLPIIRTILIRERITVLHGHQAFSTFCHEALMHARTMGYKVVFTDHSLYGFADVGSIHMNKVLQFTLADVSQAICVSHTSKENTVLRSGLPPEKVFVVPNAVDTAIFKPAVNRPSGPEIVIVVISRLVYRKGVDLLVEVIPEVCRLHPNVRFIIGGDGPKRVRLEEMREKHSLQDRVEMLGAVQHVQVRSVLISGHIFLNSSLTEAFCIAILEAASCGLLTVSTRVGGVPEVLPDEMVVLAEPDPGDMVHAIQKAISMLPKIDPQVMHNRMRELYNWHDVAKRTEIVYDRALKCSNQNLLERLSRYLFCGAWAGKLFCLVMIVGFLLWQLLELWQPVDDIEEVPDFSLPHNCDEDMLEENPAK